The candidate division WOR-3 bacterium sequence CGCCGTGGTATCTGGCTTTATTGGAAAGAAAATCCTAGGTAAAATCAGCAAAATAACTGATTGCTTAATAGGTAAAAATTTCAGCACCGGAGTAAATTGACAAATAATGTACAGAAGTCTCATCATAAAAGAACGAGAAATTAGCACCAGCCTAAAATTCAAGTGTTGCTGGATAGGTGGTGCTCGTTATAGCCATCCTCTCGACGCAACTAGCGAGAAAAAATTTCGCCATCTCAAGCCATTAGGAGAGTTGTTTATTATCGGCTTTTCTAAAAACATTCTCCCCCGCCAATTTACCGAACACGCTCACTTTTATTTAATGCCTCAACTCCCCTTGTCTATCCTGCGCTATGCAGAAATGTTCATTCTGGGGACAATCCTGACTCTATGGGTAATTTTCCGACATAAGGTACAAATTTTGGTCGCGCAAAGTCCCTATGAGGGCGTTGCCGCAGCCCTAGCAAAAATGATTGCTCGTTGGTTTGGGCGAAAGGTATTCTTGGTGATAGAAAGCCACGGAGATTTTGAACAAAGCCTCTTTTTACAAAAGCAGATTCGATTGGCTAGCCTTTACCGCTTTTTGATGAGATATGCGGCGAATTTCACCCTGAATAGTGCTGACTTGCTCCGCTCAGTTTCTTCTGTTACTGCGAGGCAATTACAGCAATGGAAAAGTGATAAACCAATGGTGCAATTTCCCGCATGGACAGACATAGAAACGTTCCTGAGTTTTGGGTTAACAAAAAATAAATATTACTCCGGAAAAATCCTTTATGCTGGAGTGTTGACTTATTTAAAAGGAGTGGCTCATTTGGTCAATGCCTTTGCCAGTATTGCCCAAGATTTTCCCCAAACCGAGTTAATGATTATTGGGCGGGAAGATGACAAAGCTTACGCTACTCAGTTGAAAGCCCAAGTCCGCAAGTTGGGTCTAGAAAGTCAGGTTCAATTTATGCCACAACTGGATCAGCAAACGTTAGCAAAATACATGAGTCAGGCGTCAGTTTTTGTCCTGCCTTCGCTCTCGGAAGGACTGGGACGGGTCGTTATAGAAGCGATGGCTACTGGTGTAGCAGCGATCGCCAGCAATGTGGGGGGAATTCCCGATCTGGTCCAGGAAGGCATTAATGGATTTCTCGTGCCCCCAGGAGATGAAAAAGCACTAGCAGATCGCCTG is a genomic window containing:
- a CDS encoding glycosyltransferase, whose protein sequence is MYRSLIIKEREISTSLKFKCCWIGGARYSHPLDATSEKKFRHLKPLGELFIIGFSKNILPRQFTEHAHFYLMPQLPLSILRYAEMFILGTILTLWVIFRHKVQILVAQSPYEGVAAALAKMIARWFGRKVFLVIESHGDFEQSLFLQKQIRLASLYRFLMRYAANFTLNSADLLRSVSSVTARQLQQWKSDKPMVQFPAWTDIETFLSFGLTKNKYYSGKILYAGVLTYLKGVAHLVNAFASIAQDFPQTELMIIGREDDKAYATQLKAQVRKLGLESQVQFMPQLDQQTLAKYMSQASVFVLPSLSEGLGRVVIEAMATGVAAIASNVGGIPDLVQEGINGFLVPPGDEKALADRLRWMLEHPTEAKEMGRNARAFAEQFFSTETYIQGYQKIFEAAQELLNQ